The Deinococcus aerophilus DNA window AGGGATTTGATGCGTGTCTCGAGCTCGGGATATTTCTCGCCGCTGGTCTTGATCAGCAGCAGGCTCTCGGGATCTTCGGCGACCTCGCCCTGCCAGCGGTACACGCTTTGCAGGCCGGGCACGATGTTCACGCAGCCGGCCAGATGCTCGGTAACCAGGATGCGGGCCAGCTCATGCGCCCGTTCGGGGGGAAGGGTGACCAGAACGACGAGTGACATATGCCCTGCAGGATACGCTGCATAAAGGCGGGCCGCCACGGTGTGGTGGGGGCTGAACAGCTCCGCGGGCACGGGAACAGCACAGACAGTAAAAAATCCCACAACCTGTTGTGGACCACCCGGCCGCCGGTCGGGTGTTAGGCTGGGTCATGCGGACAATTGTCCTGATCGCCGGTCTGATCCTGCTGCTGATCTTCGCCATCCTGAACTTCAACTCCCTGACGGCGTTGCAGCCGATGAATCTGGGCTTCATCCAGTATGTAACGGCGCCCATCGGCCTGATCATGCTGATCGTGGCGGTCTTTGCGGCGCTGCTGTTCTACTTCTGGGCGGGCATCAGCAGCCTGCGGGCCCAGGCGGACACCGCCAAGCTGCTGCGCGACATGGAGGCGCTGCGGGTGAATCTGGACAGCCAGGAAGGCACCCGCTTTGCCCAGCTGCAAAGCCACCTCGATACGCGGCTCAATGCGCTGGGCAGCGGCGAGACGGCGGCCGACCTGCGCGCCATCCACGCCCGCATCGATGAGGTGCAGCGCGACCTGAACCTGCAGCTGGCCCAGCTCGACGATTACCTCAAGGCAAAACTGGGCGACACCCTGCCCGGCGAGACCGGGTCCGGCAAGGTCCAGCTGGACAAGAAGGTCTAGGAGCGCGTGGCCCGAACGCGGGGCGCAGGGGTTCAGGCGCTGGGGACTCCCACTTCTGGACCCGGTGCAGTGCTGCCGGGTTCTCACCGCTAGAATGCGGCCTTAGAGCTTTACCTCCGGAGGACTGACCGCATGGCGCTTGACCGATTTTTCAGAAGACGACGTCCGCAGCAACAGGCGGGCGCGGACATGCCCGAGTTGTGGACCCAATGTCCCCAGTGCAAAGAGGGGATTTACAACCGTGACCTGCTCGCCAACGCCCACGTATGCCCCAAGTGCGGGCACCACCTGCGCCTGAACGCCGCCCAGCGGGTGGACGTGCTGCTCGATGAGGGCAGCTTCACGGCGCTGTCGGGCCGGGTGCATCCGGTGGACGCGCTGGAGTTCCGCGACACCGAGGCGTACACCGAGCGGCTGGCCCGGGCCCAGGCCAAGACTGGCCGTCCCGACGCGATCCTGACCGGCACCGGCACGGTCCTGAACCTGCCCGTGACGCTGGCCGTGATGGATTTTGCCTTCAGCGGCGGCAGCATGGGCAGTGTGGTGGGCGAGGAGATCGCCCGCGCCGCCGAACACGCTGCCCGGCACGGCACGCCGCTGATCATCGTGACCGCCAGCGGCGGGGCCCGCATGCAGGAAAGCGCGCTGTCGCTGATGCAGATGGCCAAGACCACCGTGGCCCTGGAGACGCTGAGCGAACAGGGCCTGCCGTACGTGAGCATCCTGACCGACCCGACCACCGGGGGCGTGACCGCCAGCTTCGCGACCATCGCGGACGTCATCGTGGCCGAGCCGGGCGCGCTGATCGGGTTTGCCGGGCCGCGCGTGATTCAGCAGACCATCCGCCAGCACCTGCCTGAAGGCTTTCAGCGCGCCGAATTTCTGCTGGAACACGGCATGGTGGACGCGGTGGTGGACCGGCGTGAGCACCGGCCCTACCTGGCCAACCTGCTGGGCCTGCTGACCCGCCGCGTGCCGGATGGACGAGACCTCGGCGTGGAGGCCGGTGCATGACCAGCAGCCCGAACGTCATTCACTCTGAAGCCCTCAAAGAACTCGAAGCGCGCGTGCGCGATCTGGAGGCAACCGCCCAGCGCACCGGGCAGAACCTTGACGCCTCCATCACCCCGCTGCGCGATGAGGTAAGGCGCCTGCGGGAAGCCAGCGGCCCGCCCAGCCGCTGGGAGCGCGTGCAGCTGGCCCGCGCTCCCGGCCGGCCCACCGCACTGGACTACGTGGACCGGCTGTGTACCGGCTTTACCGAGCTGCACGGGGACCGCCGCTACGGCGACGACCCGGCGCTGATCGGCGGCCCGGCCCGCTGGATGGGCGTGCCGGTGATGCTGCTGCTGCAGCAGAAGGGGCGCGACACCAAGACCAAGATCAAACGCCGCTTTGGCAGCGCCAACCCCGAGGGTTACCGCAAGGCCGTGCGTCTGATGGACCTCGCCGAGAAGTTCGGGCTGCCGGTGGTGGCCCTGGTGGATACCCAGGGCGCGTATCCGGGCCTGGAGGCCGAGGAACGCGGGCAGGGCTGGGCCATCGCCGAGAGCATCCGGCGCATGCTGAACCTGCGCGTGCCGGTGGTGTGCACCGTGATCGGCGAGGGCGGCAGCGGCGGCGCGCTGGCGGTCGGCGTGGGCAACCGCGTGCTGATTCAGGAGAACGCGTGGTACAGCGTGATCTCTCCCGAGGGAGCCGCGAGCATCATCTGGAAGGACGCGAGCAAGGCCCCGCTGGCCGCCGAGGCCCTGAAGCTCACGGCCCCTGACCTGCTGGAACTGGGTCTGGTGGAAGAAGTCATCTCGGAGCCCACCGGCGGCGCGCACCTGAACATGGACGAGGCCGCCGCCGCCGTGGGCGAGGCGATCCGCCGCCACCTGACCGAGCTGATGACCCAGTCTCCGCAGGAGCTCAAGGCGGGCCGGGCGGCGCGGTTCCGCCGGCTGGGAGCGTTCCGGGAGGAGTAGGAGCAGGTCCATTGAACGTCGCCTGGGTTGGGCCGGTTTGTTTCCGGCCCGACTTTTTTAGAACCCTGACTTCTCCCAGGGACGCTTCCGCACCTCCGCCACCGTCGCCGCGAGGTCGTAGGCCACGGCCAGTCCCAGGGTGTCGGCCTGCGGACCGCCCAGCAGCAGATGGACACCGTCCTGAAGCCGCTGGTGCTGTGGCAGACCGCCGGGCCGTCCGCCGGGCAGGGCCAGCCACACGCCGGGCACGTCGCTGACGCTGCGGCCCAGTTCCAGCGCCCCGGTTCCCAGCGGGGGCAGCGCGTCCATCAGCCCGACCAGATCCTCCAGGGTCTCGCGGCGCAGGCCGGTAGGTACTCCGGTCAGGCGGCCCCCGGTGGGCGCGTAACCGTGCGGATCGCGGTGGTGGATGGAAGGAATCAGCGTGAAGCCGCCGTGCTGTGGGCGCAGGGTCAGGCCACCCGCGTGCAGGATGGGCGTGGTGTCGTCGCTGGGCACGTTCAGGCGCGGCACCTGCCGGTAGGCGCGGGCGTGGGCGGTGTGCAGCCCCAGTTCGTGCTCGGCGGCGGATGGTCCATCGGCGCCCAGGGCGAGGATGGTCACGCCCGCGTGCAGGGTGTGGGTCTCGTGCGTCACGATCTGGTGGGTGTTCGTCACGGTCAGTCGTTCGACCACCACGCCGCCGGGCACCGGGCGCGCACGCGCGTTGAGCATCAGGTCGGCGCCCGCCGCCACCGCCGCGCGCGCGGCGGCCAGGGCGACCGCGCCGGGGCGGTAGGTGGCCGCGTCCTGCTCCACCTCTGCAAAGGGCAGCGCCGGGGCGTTCACCATGGCCCGCGCGTCCGGCCACGGAGCCAGGGCGTCGGCGGTGGGGCTGCGGTCCGGCCCGGCCTCCGCAAACAGCCGGATCAGCGGACGCGGCGCGAAGCTCACGTCCCCGAAAGCGGTTTCCAGTTGTCTGCGGGTCCAGCGGGCCTGTTCCAGCCGCTCACCCTCCAGCCGCTCGCCGCTCGGCTCCCGCGCCGACCACACGCCGGGAGCGAGCAGGGTCGCGCCGTCCTCGTTGGGCAGGCCGCCCTCCTCGAGCAGCAGCACGCGCAGGTGGGGGGCCAGCTGCCGCACGTACAGGGCGCAGGCCGAGCCCATGCGGCCCGCGCCGACCACGACGACATCGTGGTTCTGGGGGGTAAACCGCTGGCCGACATGGGCCCAGACCTGACCGGCCGGAGAAGGGGAGGCGTTCATTCCCGCATCATGCCGCCTGGGGGCCGGATGGGGGCTTCTCACGCGGCTGTCAGAAGCCGGTGCCGGCCGGATGCTTATACTCGGCTTCAATCATGTGTGATCTGCCGCCTTCCCGGCTTCTCCCGTGTCCATCTGTGGTGGGCGTGTTCACCGTGCGCCGGCTGGCCCGGCTTGGCATGGCCGCCGTGCTGTGCGGGGCCTCTGCCAGCGCGCTGAATGTGCGGGTGCTGGTGGCGAGCGCTCCGCAGCTCACCGTGCGGGTGCCCGTCTCGCCCGCCGCGCCCGATCCACTCGGTCAGCGCGGGCTGGCTGCCCCCACCCCCGCGCCGTCGGCGGCGTGGACCGTGGGCGTGACCGGCTCGGGCGCGGCGGCCCGGCTGACCCTCAACGGTCAGGACTCGGGCGGCCAGACGCTGTATCTGCCGCCGGGCCCGGGCAGCGTCGTGGAGATCGCCGGTAAGACCTACCGCGGCGGTGTGGGCCTGCGAATCGAGAAGGATCAGGTGCAGGGCATCAACGTGGTGGACGTGGAGGACTACCTGCGCGGCGTGGTGCCGGCCGAGATGCCGTCCTCATGGCCCGCCGCCGCCCTGGCCGCCCAGGCCGTCATCGCGCGCACCTACGTCGCCGCGCGCGTCAATCCGGCGGCGCCCTACGACACCTGCGCCACCGAGAGTTGCCAGGTCTACCGCGGGCTGGACGCCGAGAAGGCCGCCTCGGACGCGGCGATCGCCGCCACCCGCGCGCAGGTCGTCGCCCACAGCGGTCGGCCGGCCAGCACCTATTTCAGCAGCGATTCCGGCGGATTCACGGCCTCAAGTGCCGAGGTCTGGGGCCGCGACCTGCCGTACCTGCGCGCGCAGGCCGATCCCTACTCGGCGGGCAGTCCGCGCTCCGAGTGGCGCATCGAGGTGCCGGGCAGCACGGTGCAGGCGGTCGCGGCCCGCTACGGCGTGCGGGTGGGGGCCTTGAGGTCGGCGGCGGTTACCCGGCTCAGTCCCTCGGGACGGCCGCTGGAAATCACCATCAGCGGGTCGGGCGGCGTGGCCCGGCTGTCCGGCGCAGAGGCGGGCGGCTTCGTGCGTTCGCTGGGTGCTCCCGGCACCCGCGTGTCCCTGAGTGGCCTGGACCCACTGGTGATTCAGGGGGGCGGCGCAGGCCACGGCGTGGGCCTGTCGCAGTACGGTGCGCTGGGTCTGGCGCGGGCCGGCTACGATCACCTGCACGTGCTGGGGTTCTACTATCCCGGCACCAGCCTGAGCGTGCTTGCCGGCGCGCCCGCACGCCCGCAACCGGCGCCGGTCCTGGCCGGTGTGTGGAACTCCATTCCGGCTCTTCCGGCCCGCGCCGAGGCCCGCCGCCTGGGCGCAGCTGCCGCCGCGCCACAATTGACGGGCGCCTTCGGGCTTCCCCCGGTGCTGGCCGGTGCCCCGCGCGGCGATCACGCCAGCCCTGCGGCGCCCGTGACCGCGTGGTTCGGCGGGATGAACCCATGACCGGGACCGGGGCGGGCCGGGCCGCTCGGCGCAGGGAGGCCCGTGAGGTACAGGCGCGGACTCCGCGGCGGGGCGGACTGGTGCGCCGCACCCTGCTCGCGCTGGCGCTGCTGGGCCTGGGCGCGGCGGGACTGGCGCAGGCCCGCACGGTCAAGATCATCTCGGCCGACACCCTGGAGCTGCGTCAGGTGGACGGCCAGGAACTGGTGGTGATCAGCGGAACCAACGTGGAACTGCGGGTCGACGAGGATGTGGTGCGGGCCAGCCGGGTCGAGTTCAACCGCACCCGCCGCACCCTGACGCTGGTGGGGGCGGCGAGCTACCGCAGCGCCGCCGACGGTCAGGACCTGCGCGGCGAGAATCTGGTGGTCGAACTCGGCGACGAGCAGGTGACCGGCCAGGACGTGCTGATCAGCGACGCCAACCTGGAGATCCGCGGGCAGCAGGTTGAGCGCATTCCAGGGCAGTTGCAGGCCACGGGCGGGTACTTCACCACCTGTGCGCGCTGCGGCCGCACGCCCAACGACTACGCTTTCCGCGCCGAGCGCCTGATCGTGTACCCCGGCGACCGGCTGGTGGCCTACCGCGCGCAGCTGCTGCTCGCCGACGTGCCGGTGTTGTTCCTGCCGGTGGTTGTGATTCCCCTGAACGATCCCGAGCGCCAGCCCCGGCTGCTGCTCGGGCAGAACGACGCCGACGGCTTCACGGTGGAGGCCGACCTGCCGTTTTCCATCGGCTCCAGCACGCTGGGCACCACGCTGGTGCGCTACTACCAGAACCGCGACCCCTCGGTGGGGCTGGGCGTGGCGCTGCGTTCGTACGCGCCGCTGCCCTATGTGGACCGGGTCAACCTGTACACCCTGGCCAACCCCCGGCCGCTGGACGCCGCCGACCCCACGCGCTCGGGCTACGATCTGGACTTCGTGTTCGGCGTGACCGGGCGCATTCCGCTGTCGCGGGCGGTGCGGGATCTGGATTACCGCCTGAACGTGTCCCGGCGGGATCTGGGCCGCAGCGACCTCGATCCCGAGCGCGGCGTGACCCGGGTGGATTTCGGAGCCAAGGTGGACTACCCGCTGTTCACGGCGGAGTTCAATTACGTCAACCGCTTCGGTCCCGAGCCCACCGCCGCCGAGCGCACGCCGTACCAGAAGACCGAGGTGGTGCTGGACCCCAAGCCGTACACCAACGGCAACTTCAGCGCCGACATCCGCCTCGCGGCGGGACTGTACTCGGCCCAGAGCAATCCGCTGTCGCGCAGCGCCACCGCCCAGGGGGTCAACATCACGACCACCCGCCTGGAAGAGTCGCACCGCCTGGGCTACACCGCGCAGCCGTGGCGGAACGCCGACCTCACCCTGAGCAACACCTTCACGGGCCGCTACTACGGCACCGGGGCCAGGACCGTGGACCTGAACCTCAGCGCGCAGCTCAGCCAGCGCTTCAACACCACCAACACCGTGACCTTCGGGGTCGGTTACAACCGCACCGAGGGCACGAGCCCGTTTGCCTTCGACGCCCTGTCGGGCCGCCGCCTGAGTGCGCCGCTGAGCGTGACCGTGAGCACCGTGCCGGTCAGGGACGTGCGTTTTGGCGTGACCTACGGCCGCGACCTGTTCCTGGCCCCGGACCAGCAGAGCCCCACGGTGTTCTCACTGAGCGTGAACCGGGCGCCGCTGAACCTGAGTTCGCAGCTGAGTTACCAGCTGCTCACCGGGGAGCTGGAAAGTTTCTCGTACAACGCCACGGTGGGGGACCCCAACT harbors:
- a CDS encoding FAD-dependent oxidoreductase yields the protein MNASPSPAGQVWAHVGQRFTPQNHDVVVVGAGRMGSACALYVRQLAPHLRVLLLEEGGLPNEDGATLLAPGVWSAREPSGERLEGERLEQARWTRRQLETAFGDVSFAPRPLIRLFAEAGPDRSPTADALAPWPDARAMVNAPALPFAEVEQDAATYRPGAVALAAARAAVAAGADLMLNARARPVPGGVVVERLTVTNTHQIVTHETHTLHAGVTILALGADGPSAAEHELGLHTAHARAYRQVPRLNVPSDDTTPILHAGGLTLRPQHGGFTLIPSIHHRDPHGYAPTGGRLTGVPTGLRRETLEDLVGLMDALPPLGTGALELGRSVSDVPGVWLALPGGRPGGLPQHQRLQDGVHLLLGGPQADTLGLAVAYDLAATVAEVRKRPWEKSGF
- a CDS encoding SpoIID/LytB domain-containing protein produces the protein MFTVRRLARLGMAAVLCGASASALNVRVLVASAPQLTVRVPVSPAAPDPLGQRGLAAPTPAPSAAWTVGVTGSGAAARLTLNGQDSGGQTLYLPPGPGSVVEIAGKTYRGGVGLRIEKDQVQGINVVDVEDYLRGVVPAEMPSSWPAAALAAQAVIARTYVAARVNPAAPYDTCATESCQVYRGLDAEKAASDAAIAATRAQVVAHSGRPASTYFSSDSGGFTASSAEVWGRDLPYLRAQADPYSAGSPRSEWRIEVPGSTVQAVAARYGVRVGALRSAAVTRLSPSGRPLEITISGSGGVARLSGAEAGGFVRSLGAPGTRVSLSGLDPLVIQGGGAGHGVGLSQYGALGLARAGYDHLHVLGFYYPGTSLSVLAGAPARPQPAPVLAGVWNSIPALPARAEARRLGAAAAAPQLTGAFGLPPVLAGAPRGDHASPAAPVTAWFGGMNP
- a CDS encoding LapA family protein produces the protein MRTIVLIAGLILLLIFAILNFNSLTALQPMNLGFIQYVTAPIGLIMLIVAVFAALLFYFWAGISSLRAQADTAKLLRDMEALRVNLDSQEGTRFAQLQSHLDTRLNALGSGETAADLRAIHARIDEVQRDLNLQLAQLDDYLKAKLGDTLPGETGSGKVQLDKKV
- a CDS encoding acetyl-CoA carboxylase carboxyltransferase subunit alpha, with amino-acid sequence MTSSPNVIHSEALKELEARVRDLEATAQRTGQNLDASITPLRDEVRRLREASGPPSRWERVQLARAPGRPTALDYVDRLCTGFTELHGDRRYGDDPALIGGPARWMGVPVMLLLQQKGRDTKTKIKRRFGSANPEGYRKAVRLMDLAEKFGLPVVALVDTQGAYPGLEAEERGQGWAIAESIRRMLNLRVPVVCTVIGEGGSGGALAVGVGNRVLIQENAWYSVISPEGAASIIWKDASKAPLAAEALKLTAPDLLELGLVEEVISEPTGGAHLNMDEAAAAVGEAIRRHLTELMTQSPQELKAGRAARFRRLGAFREE
- the accD gene encoding acetyl-CoA carboxylase, carboxyltransferase subunit beta encodes the protein MALDRFFRRRRPQQQAGADMPELWTQCPQCKEGIYNRDLLANAHVCPKCGHHLRLNAAQRVDVLLDEGSFTALSGRVHPVDALEFRDTEAYTERLARAQAKTGRPDAILTGTGTVLNLPVTLAVMDFAFSGGSMGSVVGEEIARAAEHAARHGTPLIIVTASGGARMQESALSLMQMAKTTVALETLSEQGLPYVSILTDPTTGGVTASFATIADVIVAEPGALIGFAGPRVIQQTIRQHLPEGFQRAEFLLEHGMVDAVVDRREHRPYLANLLGLLTRRVPDGRDLGVEAGA
- the cutA gene encoding divalent-cation tolerance protein CutA; the encoded protein is MSLVVLVTLPPERAHELARILVTEHLAGCVNIVPGLQSVYRWQGEVAEDPESLLLIKTSGEKYPELETRIKSLHPYEVPEIIALQYDRALPEFQMWLRDTLEPNG